A region from the Rhodohalobacter sp. 614A genome encodes:
- a CDS encoding ABC transporter substrate-binding protein, translated as MKAFLISIFLLLTVQSQIFAQSFSQAMEHYRAEEYQEAAELFLNSDDERSQLFAGKSFLALADYSKAIRHLQSALESNRENVRQEAKYSLAMAHFGLQNYDVSLQHLYDLANGFNQTGLRSDAQRFYNQILNYLSINDRYETLYRLTSTSVQYDLVNSSKPFLDEDAYRILVDELVRLTGDTFSQRQIEQLLTNLRSQTRRDQYPSAPEGIVYNIGVILPTFDENDPDFTIPRNLYYGMVLAADDFNGRNSNQKVNLIFRNSNENVDSTAAAFSELAWTKKVDAVIGPLFSEPATRMAQLSEEFRIPMLAPLANSDSLNLDYNYTFQMNPTFEVHGKKMAQYAVQELNLNSFAIITEEGSLGRTSALAFRHEAERLGANVSYYIEEDFAATGYDFNQLTEIFSSDAALIDSLGIEPSDAIYAPFTGEASTTMMNLLMNNLEAMNSDITILGSEEWEYATLTDYQRRYFDIYYSQSYVENPDTDAIDYFIEDYETRFGSQPDQFSRIGYDTANFLLQSLETAGNPDYLSQAMRSRSMYDGLAFHVYFNGGRINQNVFIRSLSLP; from the coding sequence ATGAAAGCATTTCTAATCTCAATTTTTCTTCTTTTAACGGTCCAATCACAAATTTTTGCCCAATCTTTTAGCCAGGCAATGGAGCACTATCGAGCCGAAGAATACCAGGAAGCCGCTGAACTTTTCCTGAATTCTGACGATGAACGGTCTCAACTTTTTGCGGGAAAAAGTTTCCTGGCGCTGGCTGATTATTCAAAGGCGATCAGACATCTGCAGAGCGCCCTGGAAAGTAATCGTGAGAATGTTCGGCAGGAAGCAAAATATTCCCTGGCAATGGCGCATTTTGGCCTGCAAAACTATGATGTGAGCCTTCAACATCTCTATGATCTGGCCAATGGTTTTAATCAAACTGGGTTACGATCTGATGCACAGCGGTTTTATAACCAGATACTCAATTATCTGAGCATTAATGACCGATATGAAACCCTCTACAGGTTAACTTCAACCTCCGTTCAATACGACCTTGTAAATAGTTCAAAACCATTTTTAGATGAAGATGCCTACAGGATTCTGGTTGATGAACTTGTACGCTTAACAGGGGATACATTTTCACAAAGACAAATTGAACAGCTTCTCACCAATTTGAGATCACAAACCAGACGTGATCAGTATCCCTCTGCACCCGAAGGTATTGTATATAACATCGGCGTAATTCTGCCCACTTTTGATGAAAATGACCCCGATTTTACAATTCCCCGAAATCTTTATTACGGAATGGTTTTGGCAGCAGACGATTTTAACGGCAGAAATAGTAATCAAAAAGTAAACCTGATTTTCAGAAACTCGAATGAAAATGTAGATTCAACGGCTGCCGCTTTTTCAGAACTTGCGTGGACAAAAAAAGTGGATGCAGTTATTGGCCCTCTTTTTTCTGAGCCAGCCACTCGCATGGCCCAACTTTCCGAAGAATTCAGAATTCCCATGTTGGCTCCACTCGCCAATTCCGACAGCCTGAACCTCGATTACAATTATACATTCCAGATGAATCCTACCTTTGAAGTACATGGGAAAAAAATGGCTCAATATGCGGTTCAGGAATTGAATTTAAACTCTTTTGCAATCATTACTGAAGAGGGTTCGCTGGGGCGTACATCTGCACTGGCTTTTCGCCACGAAGCTGAACGGCTGGGCGCGAATGTTTCCTATTATATTGAAGAAGATTTTGCAGCAACAGGTTATGATTTCAATCAACTCACAGAAATTTTTTCTTCTGATGCTGCCCTTATCGATTCTTTAGGCATTGAGCCATCAGATGCAATTTATGCGCCATTTACAGGAGAAGCATCAACTACGATGATGAATCTGTTGATGAACAACCTCGAAGCCATGAATAGTGATATTACCATTTTGGGATCAGAAGAGTGGGAGTATGCTACGCTTACAGATTACCAAAGACGCTATTTTGATATTTACTACTCACAGTCGTATGTCGAAAATCCGGATACAGATGCCATCGATTATTTCATTGAGGATTATGAAACAAGATTTGGATCTCAACCCGACCAATTTTCAAGGATTGGCTACGACACTGCAAACTTCCTGCTGCAATCCCTGGAAACAGCCGGTAACCCGGATTACCTGAGCCAAGCTATGAGGAGCCGGTCTATGTATGATGGGCTCGCATTTCATGTCTACTTTAATGGAGGAAGAATCAATCAGAATGTATTCATCCGATCGCTGAGTCTTCCCTAA
- the mltG gene encoding endolytic transglycosylase MltG, whose amino-acid sequence MNHFSKKEMTMLVLLFIVVFTATFFSRTARLYQGTALNTDDSIELLLYERTNVEGLTNQLDSLRVEYNTQELIWAANTLGWRNYQPGRYVITGEDSYSSFLSKMGRGIQDPGAVTVLPGIDRERLAKRLSEQLRADSLSFRELFEDSSSVALELGLSGEELFARMLPDTYQMYWTSSPESVVRRLHSEFESAVIDSYKNEIDENPLSLNEIITLASIVEGEAQLNEEKPKISGLYLNRLDRGMLLQADPTVIYALGERRRLLYADYELDHPYNTYKIQGLPPGPITNPDLNSIRAVLNPENHDYIYMVATPQGGHRFSETYSEHQQASAEWREWIREQYRIRREREEHSSSSNL is encoded by the coding sequence ATGAATCATTTTTCTAAAAAAGAAATGACAATGTTGGTTCTTCTGTTCATTGTCGTTTTCACTGCTACATTTTTTTCCAGAACGGCCAGGCTTTATCAGGGAACAGCACTGAATACGGATGACTCTATAGAACTTTTACTCTATGAGAGAACCAACGTAGAAGGGTTAACAAATCAGCTGGACAGCCTGAGGGTTGAGTACAATACGCAGGAATTGATTTGGGCGGCCAATACGCTGGGCTGGAGAAATTATCAACCCGGACGATATGTAATTACCGGTGAAGATTCGTACTCTTCGTTTTTGTCAAAAATGGGCCGGGGCATTCAGGATCCGGGAGCTGTTACCGTATTACCCGGAATAGATCGCGAACGTTTGGCTAAGAGATTGTCCGAGCAGCTTCGGGCAGATAGCTTATCATTCAGAGAATTATTTGAAGACAGTTCTTCCGTTGCTTTGGAACTCGGTTTAAGTGGAGAAGAACTCTTCGCCAGAATGCTTCCTGACACGTATCAAATGTATTGGACTTCATCCCCCGAAAGCGTAGTCCGGCGATTGCATTCCGAGTTTGAATCAGCCGTTATTGATTCGTATAAGAATGAAATTGATGAAAACCCACTCAGCCTGAACGAAATCATAACGCTTGCCTCAATTGTAGAAGGGGAAGCTCAGCTTAATGAAGAGAAACCTAAAATCAGCGGACTGTATTTAAACCGACTGGATCGGGGTATGCTGCTACAGGCAGATCCAACTGTGATCTATGCTTTGGGTGAAAGAAGACGTCTTTTATACGCCGATTATGAGTTAGATCATCCTTACAATACTTACAAGATTCAAGGCTTGCCTCCGGGGCCAATTACAAATCCCGATTTGAACTCAATCAGAGCGGTCTTAAATCCAGAAAATCACGATTACATTTATATGGTTGCTACGCCTCAGGGAGGGCACCGTTTTTCAGAAACCTATAGCGAACACCAGCAGGCAAGCGCAGAATGGAGAGAATGGATCAGAGAACAGTACAGAATTCGGCGCGAAAGGGAAGAACATTCCTCTTCATCAAACCTGTAA
- a CDS encoding SpoIIE family protein phosphatase, which translates to MYRLGILNIIFWGILLAGVDGVSAQDEDIFQFPEPEVEEITPDMMLNDSKIIYIQDMWKFHVGDSLAWSNPEYDDAGWDYLSTNLSPADLSFVEWAGIGWFRKQFKVHPNLRGKPIALLVERHLGASEVYLNGERIYELGDFSTDPESVVSYNSNNPLAIVFSDEEIQTIAVRFINPNYSETELIMGYNGFRFLMGDWATHQAQTFSFLSRWTGRNLFYIGALLAFGIIHFLLFIFYPAEKRNLYFAVFVGFLAILSYLLYKVELTENTNGTLLFLKFLFVIEVLVLAFATRFTHSIDKKNTPFYSNLLVLSGFVVGILIWFYPGKLTWLKELAVLVFVAEIFRTVIMMFYRNRGGVWMLGVGVLVYVFSLIYNIMINFEILSGSVQMANMVGSGFLVLSMSVFLSRDFAITQRRLEQKLIEVKHLSKRSLDQERVNKEREIEKRLLEVENKRKTKELEEARTLQLSMLPKKMPSLPSYDMAVFMETATEVGGDYYDYSVAPDGTLVLALGDATGHGMKAGIMVAAAKSYFHTLVHEMNNLTMLERISSGLRNMNMKMMYMGLMLVRCRGKEVDIATAGMPPALHFKKETNSVQRITLKGLPLGSSVQYPYENQCFQLNAGDILLMMSDGLTELFDSEKKMLGLTKVEDVLSNADGLSANDIVNQLTQLMNTWSGGKEPHDDITIMVLKMQE; encoded by the coding sequence GTGTATAGGTTAGGAATACTAAATATTATTTTTTGGGGCATATTACTTGCAGGGGTTGATGGGGTATCAGCTCAGGACGAAGATATTTTTCAATTTCCTGAACCCGAGGTTGAGGAAATTACACCGGATATGATGCTCAATGACAGCAAGATCATCTACATTCAGGATATGTGGAAGTTTCACGTAGGAGACAGCCTGGCATGGTCCAATCCGGAGTATGATGATGCGGGATGGGATTATTTGAGCACGAATTTATCTCCAGCCGATCTTTCTTTTGTGGAATGGGCCGGCATCGGATGGTTCCGCAAACAATTCAAGGTTCACCCCAATTTGCGGGGTAAACCCATTGCCTTATTGGTAGAACGGCACCTCGGGGCTTCTGAAGTATATTTGAACGGGGAAAGAATTTACGAACTTGGAGATTTTTCAACCGATCCGGAATCCGTTGTCAGTTATAACAGCAACAATCCGTTGGCTATTGTTTTTTCTGATGAGGAGATTCAAACCATCGCGGTTCGCTTCATAAATCCGAATTATTCGGAAACGGAGTTAATTATGGGTTATAATGGTTTCCGATTTTTGATGGGAGACTGGGCAACTCATCAGGCTCAAACATTTTCATTTCTCTCCCGGTGGACCGGGAGAAATCTGTTTTACATCGGGGCACTTCTTGCATTCGGGATCATTCATTTTCTACTGTTTATTTTTTATCCGGCTGAAAAACGAAATCTCTATTTCGCAGTTTTTGTAGGGTTTCTGGCCATTTTATCCTACTTGCTGTACAAAGTGGAATTGACAGAGAATACAAACGGCACATTACTTTTTCTGAAATTTCTGTTCGTTATTGAAGTGCTGGTTTTAGCCTTTGCAACCCGTTTTACGCATAGTATTGACAAAAAGAATACCCCGTTTTATTCGAACCTTCTTGTGTTGTCGGGTTTTGTAGTTGGAATTCTGATTTGGTTCTATCCCGGAAAACTTACGTGGCTCAAAGAGCTCGCGGTCCTGGTTTTTGTAGCAGAAATATTTCGAACGGTAATCATGATGTTTTACAGGAACCGTGGAGGTGTCTGGATGTTGGGCGTTGGTGTTTTGGTCTATGTTTTCTCGTTGATCTATAATATCATGATCAATTTTGAAATTCTTTCCGGAAGTGTACAAATGGCAAATATGGTAGGTTCCGGGTTCCTGGTTTTATCCATGTCTGTATTTCTTTCCCGGGATTTTGCAATCACTCAACGAAGACTTGAACAGAAGTTGATCGAAGTAAAACATCTTTCAAAAAGGTCTTTAGATCAAGAAAGAGTCAACAAAGAACGTGAGATTGAAAAGCGATTGCTTGAAGTTGAGAATAAACGAAAAACCAAAGAACTGGAAGAAGCACGTACGCTTCAGCTCTCCATGTTGCCGAAGAAAATGCCTTCCTTACCCAGTTACGATATGGCTGTTTTTATGGAAACAGCTACAGAAGTAGGCGGAGATTATTACGACTACAGCGTGGCGCCGGATGGGACGTTAGTGCTGGCTTTGGGAGATGCTACCGGCCATGGCATGAAGGCTGGTATCATGGTTGCTGCGGCAAAAAGTTATTTTCATACACTTGTTCATGAAATGAATAATCTTACCATGCTGGAAAGAATCTCATCCGGTCTTCGCAACATGAACATGAAGATGATGTACATGGGATTGATGCTGGTTCGATGCAGAGGAAAGGAAGTAGATATTGCAACTGCAGGAATGCCACCGGCCCTCCATTTTAAAAAAGAGACGAATTCAGTTCAACGAATTACGCTGAAAGGGTTACCTTTAGGAAGCAGCGTTCAGTATCCCTACGAAAATCAATGCTTCCAGCTTAATGCCGGTGATATTCTGCTTATGATGAGTGACGGTCTGACAGAATTGTTTGATTCGGAGAAAAAAATGTTAGGCCTCACGAAAGTGGAAGATGTATTGTCGAATGCAGACGGATTGAGCGCAAATGATATTGTTAATCAGCTTACACAATTGATGAATACGTGGTCGGGCGGAAAAGAACCGCATGATGACATTACCATCATGGTATTAAAAATGCAGGAATAA
- a CDS encoding DUF4097 family beta strand repeat-containing protein, giving the protein MKVFKSISSLIVLFLLITGISRPVIAQQAAYSVVSKSSSTLEKTQDKPYKSEFFHVRGTPKVTVHTTTGNIEVFQNSEIDGVMVDLYLERSFSLWSGRRSLDNYRIILQQQGDHIIASVEDKKSGSVSVNSDIKFHFVVQTPANISSNLRTLDGDIFLENVEGYHYVQNQSGNVNIINASGEIRVVSTLGNIGLENLNGNIWAKTVNGSVNVLSNSGEVRVRSVSGNIIASDINGTLVSATTSGSIFADFRNVSKAIYLETVSGDIDLLLPRSDGYNIEGSAMSYDFVGFDDEIISERHQNHRQLNVVIREGGLPVHVTTMSGRVRVAESQE; this is encoded by the coding sequence ATGAAAGTATTTAAATCCATATCTTCTCTTATCGTTCTGTTCTTGCTGATAACAGGCATTTCACGCCCGGTTATTGCTCAACAGGCGGCGTATAGCGTGGTTAGCAAATCGAGTTCAACCCTTGAAAAAACTCAGGATAAACCCTATAAATCTGAGTTTTTCCATGTCAGGGGCACGCCCAAAGTTACCGTTCACACCACAACCGGAAATATCGAGGTTTTTCAAAATTCAGAGATCGATGGCGTGATGGTGGATTTGTACCTGGAGCGTAGCTTTTCACTTTGGTCGGGCAGAAGAAGTCTCGACAACTACCGCATTATTTTACAACAGCAGGGAGATCATATTATCGCCTCTGTAGAGGACAAAAAATCAGGCTCGGTTTCCGTAAACAGTGATATCAAATTTCACTTTGTAGTTCAGACCCCGGCTAATATTTCAAGCAACCTTCGCACTTTAGATGGAGATATTTTTCTCGAAAATGTAGAAGGGTATCATTACGTTCAAAATCAATCCGGCAATGTAAATATTATTAATGCTTCGGGGGAGATAAGGGTTGTATCCACACTGGGAAATATTGGGTTGGAAAACCTGAACGGCAACATTTGGGCTAAAACAGTAAATGGAAGTGTTAATGTACTATCCAACTCTGGCGAGGTTCGGGTTCGTTCGGTATCCGGTAATATTATTGCTTCTGATATAAATGGTACGCTGGTGTCTGCCACTACAAGTGGTAGTATTTTTGCCGATTTCAGGAATGTATCCAAAGCCATTTACCTGGAGACTGTCAGTGGTGACATTGATCTTCTTTTGCCAAGATCTGACGGTTACAATATTGAAGGAAGTGCCATGAGTTATGATTTTGTTGGCTTTGATGATGAAATAATTTCTGAAAGGCATCAAAACCATCGACAGCTGAACGTCGTCATTAGAGAGGGTGGATTACCTGTCCATGTTACAACGATGTCGGGCAGGGTTCGGGTAGCGGAATCTCAGGAATAG
- a CDS encoding HD domain-containing protein — MVNAKPNREKSEELLKEYIESESLRIHSRMVADAMEAYANKLSKPDNETEDWWTAGLLHDLDWEKFPDEHPNRAVTTILPPMGYPADVISAIKAHAPERTGKEPESEIERYLFACDEISGFLNAVSLMRPNGFADMKVKSVRKKLKDKRFAANVSRDDIQKGVELINKELSDHILFLIEVFKDKSY; from the coding sequence ATGGTGAATGCAAAACCAAACCGGGAAAAATCCGAAGAACTCCTCAAAGAGTATATAGAATCAGAGAGCCTGAGAATACACTCGCGTATGGTTGCTGATGCAATGGAAGCATATGCAAATAAGCTGAGCAAGCCAGACAATGAAACGGAGGATTGGTGGACGGCAGGATTACTGCATGATCTTGATTGGGAAAAGTTTCCGGATGAACATCCCAACAGGGCAGTTACAACAATATTACCACCTATGGGATATCCCGCAGATGTTATATCCGCTATAAAAGCTCATGCACCGGAGAGAACCGGCAAAGAGCCCGAAAGCGAAATAGAGCGTTATCTATTTGCCTGCGATGAAATTTCAGGATTTTTGAATGCAGTTTCCTTGATGAGACCGAATGGATTTGCAGATATGAAAGTAAAATCCGTGAGAAAAAAACTAAAGGATAAGCGGTTTGCTGCAAATGTGTCCCGGGACGATATTCAAAAAGGAGTTGAGTTAATCAATAAAGAATTGTCTGATCATATACTTTTTTTGATTGAAGTGTTTAAAGATAAAAGTTATTAG
- a CDS encoding TM2 domain-containing protein, producing MKKIFEYLPELEGDESEYIGRIIEDMPEEEAKMFSNIYRSRRKDPILLLVLALIGLFGVAGIHRFFVGHIGMGILYLLTCGLCFIGTIVDMINYKNFAFEYNRKIAQDLLKDFN from the coding sequence ATGAAGAAAATATTTGAATATCTGCCCGAGCTTGAAGGAGATGAATCCGAATATATTGGCCGCATTATTGAAGATATGCCCGAAGAGGAAGCTAAAATGTTTTCAAATATCTATAGATCCAGGAGAAAGGATCCCATTCTTCTTTTGGTATTGGCACTGATCGGACTTTTTGGAGTTGCCGGAATCCACAGGTTTTTTGTAGGCCATATCGGCATGGGAATTCTTTATTTATTGACGTGCGGACTTTGCTTTATCGGTACAATTGTGGATATGATTAACTACAAAAATTTCGCTTTTGAGTATAACAGAAAAATTGCTCAAGACCTTCTAAAGGATTTCAACTGA
- a CDS encoding DUF2752 domain-containing protein: MSGREPFKYYFFLHFEWIALISGLLLMAFLDPFSQAPSICPIDRLGFDFCPGCGLGKSIAFAARGNLSASFQSHPLGLFAILIILARIGSILRRNYEFKRTEKNEENI, translated from the coding sequence ATGTCTGGCAGAGAACCATTCAAATATTACTTTTTTTTGCATTTTGAATGGATAGCACTAATATCCGGCTTGTTATTAATGGCTTTTTTGGATCCTTTCAGTCAAGCACCATCTATATGTCCGATTGACAGACTTGGATTTGATTTTTGTCCGGGATGCGGATTGGGTAAGTCGATAGCATTTGCTGCACGCGGTAATCTGTCGGCATCCTTTCAATCGCACCCGTTAGGATTGTTTGCAATACTGATCATTCTGGCGAGAATAGGTTCAATTCTTCGTCGAAATTATGAATTCAAAAGAACTGAGAAAAATGAAGAAAATATTTGA
- a CDS encoding TonB-dependent receptor family protein, with translation MHSSIRITNRIVCLIFLIILASPYVSVAQIVSSDTLSAELEEIRVEAAHSSITIGKAPMALSYLIRGSGDLASRPAATMDELTHTIPGIFISNRENYALGERLTIRGLGWRTQFGVRGTQVILDNIPLTVADGQTIMNMIDPSMVQRIELLRGPAATFWGNSSGGVLALSTKPPADAPSVRYRGYGGSFSTIKQELELNSTIGNTRVYGYGTYFETNGYRNHSAARLYRGSLGFERPISDNGNFTLRVAYTGMPKAQHPGSLTKEDAEDTPRNATPNFVENKAGKQFDQAMIGTSYIHQFSSGILDVSAHGTYRDLQNPLTFGVVNLERYAGGIRSTYQFNTLPFDFQIGAEMKIQNDDRLETNNVNGESGNEITLQQEEQVFNRALSTRVSIPLSEVFSVSAGARADWLDFETPKSLDDDQTGSRTFFAINPSIGLLYYQNNTSLYANLSTSFESPTTTELVNRPEGGAGFNQSIEPEKTISLESGIRGRTPRLSYDVAMYGMRVDNILVPSELPNGAVYYQNEGQTIHYGTEMGLAYNSNKNIGVRLMLNLLTATFDGGEYDGNQLPGVAPFRAGVTLNYTPGDHHFSIDSEWVSKYYADSGNTSSNSGYGLFHFRWTLQVPQVFESGTIRPFIAVNNILNTRYNSSVFVNAFGSRYFEPGSSRNFRAGIQLSFN, from the coding sequence ATGCATTCTTCAATACGAATTACAAACAGAATTGTTTGTCTTATTTTTTTAATCATTTTGGCTTCACCCTATGTTAGTGTCGCACAAATAGTATCGAGTGATACTTTATCTGCAGAGCTTGAGGAAATTCGTGTTGAAGCTGCCCACTCTTCCATCACAATCGGGAAAGCTCCGATGGCTCTTTCATACCTGATTCGAGGCTCGGGCGATCTTGCCTCCAGACCGGCCGCCACGATGGACGAACTCACGCATACCATTCCGGGAATTTTCATCAGCAACCGGGAAAATTATGCTTTAGGTGAACGCCTGACAATTCGTGGTTTAGGCTGGAGAACCCAATTTGGAGTACGCGGAACCCAGGTTATTTTGGATAACATTCCACTCACCGTTGCCGACGGACAGACAATTATGAACATGATTGATCCATCCATGGTTCAGAGAATTGAATTACTCCGCGGACCTGCAGCAACTTTTTGGGGAAACTCCAGCGGTGGAGTCCTTGCATTATCAACAAAACCGCCGGCTGACGCACCCTCCGTTCGATATCGGGGATATGGCGGGTCCTTCAGCACGATTAAACAAGAGCTGGAACTAAACAGTACAATTGGAAATACCCGTGTGTATGGATATGGTACTTATTTCGAAACCAACGGCTATCGAAACCACAGCGCAGCCCGACTTTACCGTGGCAGTTTGGGTTTTGAAAGGCCAATTTCTGATAACGGAAATTTTACTCTCCGGGTAGCATATACCGGAATGCCAAAAGCTCAGCACCCAGGATCGCTGACTAAAGAGGATGCCGAAGACACTCCACGCAATGCAACCCCTAATTTTGTTGAGAATAAAGCGGGAAAACAGTTCGATCAGGCAATGATCGGCACATCCTATATTCACCAATTCAGTTCCGGTATTCTGGATGTTTCTGCCCATGGAACTTACCGCGATCTTCAAAATCCGCTGACTTTCGGAGTCGTCAATCTGGAGCGGTATGCAGGTGGTATACGGTCTACTTACCAGTTTAACACGCTGCCGTTTGATTTTCAGATTGGCGCTGAGATGAAAATTCAAAATGATGACCGGCTCGAAACAAACAATGTGAATGGGGAGTCCGGCAATGAGATAACACTTCAACAAGAAGAGCAGGTATTTAACCGGGCTTTATCAACAAGAGTTTCCATTCCTTTGAGTGAAGTCTTTTCAGTAAGTGCAGGGGCACGCGCGGATTGGCTGGATTTTGAAACGCCAAAATCTCTTGATGATGACCAAACAGGGTCACGTACTTTCTTTGCGATCAATCCAAGTATAGGACTGTTGTACTACCAGAATAATACTTCTCTTTATGCTAATTTGAGTACCTCTTTTGAATCACCAACCACTACAGAATTGGTCAACCGGCCCGAGGGAGGAGCCGGTTTTAATCAATCTATAGAGCCGGAAAAAACAATAAGCCTGGAATCGGGTATTCGCGGAAGGACGCCCCGCTTAAGCTACGATGTGGCTATGTATGGAATGAGAGTGGATAATATTTTGGTACCCAGCGAACTCCCAAACGGGGCTGTTTACTATCAAAATGAAGGGCAAACCATTCATTATGGTACGGAAATGGGGCTCGCATATAATAGCAATAAGAACATTGGCGTACGTCTCATGCTTAATTTATTGACAGCCACATTTGACGGCGGCGAATATGACGGCAATCAGCTTCCCGGTGTTGCACCATTCCGCGCTGGCGTAACGTTGAATTATACTCCGGGTGATCATCATTTCAGCATTGACAGCGAATGGGTAAGCAAATACTATGCAGACAGTGGGAATACTTCTTCTAATAGTGGATATGGTCTGTTCCATTTTCGCTGGACGTTGCAGGTCCCACAAGTCTTTGAATCGGGAACCATCCGGCCATTTATCGCTGTCAACAACATATTGAATACGCGATATAACAGCTCTGTTTTTGTGAATGCATTTGGCAGCAGATACTTTGAACCGGGCAGCAGCCGTAACTTCAGAGCTGGTATCCAGTTAAGCTTTAATTAA
- a CDS encoding cold-shock protein, producing the protein MENREVGTVKWFHNGKGYGFITREDGEDVFVHYSEIQSDGFRKLTEGEKVEFTIADGEKGLQAKEVIQLQQ; encoded by the coding sequence ATGGAAAACCGTGAAGTAGGAACTGTTAAATGGTTTCATAATGGTAAAGGTTATGGGTTCATAACCAGGGAAGATGGTGAAGACGTATTCGTGCACTATTCAGAGATCCAAAGCGATGGATTCAGAAAGCTGACCGAAGGAGAAAAAGTTGAATTTACAATTGCTGATGGCGAGAAAGGCCTGCAGGCTAAAGAAGTTATTCAACTCCAACAGTAG
- the msrB gene encoding peptide-methionine (R)-S-oxide reductase MsrB, with translation MKLPHIFFLSFLVLLFFLSWTSLGQSQEVNEEGHKHFLNSITYTEAMSESYDKDKVVRSEDEWKNRLSSEEFRILRKKGTEIPFINEHNGNYETGVYLCKACGQPLFHSETKYKSGTGWPSFYAPVEEDAVEEKEDNSFFMTRTEIVCSRCDSHIGHVFDDGPKPTGLRYCMNSAALHFVPKDSEKTAQSNH, from the coding sequence ATGAAATTACCTCACATATTCTTTCTCTCATTTCTTGTTCTCCTCTTTTTTCTTTCCTGGACCTCATTGGGGCAAAGTCAGGAAGTAAATGAGGAAGGACACAAACATTTTTTGAATAGCATAACATATACCGAAGCGATGAGCGAATCATACGACAAAGATAAAGTGGTACGATCGGAAGATGAATGGAAAAATAGACTCTCTTCAGAAGAATTCAGAATATTACGGAAAAAAGGTACCGAAATTCCCTTCATTAATGAACATAACGGCAATTACGAAACCGGAGTTTATCTTTGCAAGGCTTGTGGACAACCTCTTTTTCACTCCGAAACCAAATACAAAAGCGGAACCGGCTGGCCAAGCTTTTACGCCCCTGTTGAGGAAGATGCGGTTGAGGAAAAAGAAGACAACAGCTTTTTTATGACGCGAACTGAAATTGTCTGTAGTCGTTGCGATTCACATATCGGTCATGTTTTTGACGATGGCCCCAAACCAACAGGCCTTCGATATTGCATGAATTCAGCTGCTTTACATTTTGTGCCGAAAGACTCAGAAAAAACAGCTCAGAGCAACCACTAA
- a CDS encoding PH domain-containing protein produces the protein MDKQLSNVKARTLVEAQFNPRIKTYINISVILICCLTIIGIIIIPFWLIFGRMYLKRYFNSLFCELTTRSLKFKKGVLFQVERTIPLDKIQDLTFREGPLLRYFGLSTLKIETAGQSAQGGTDMSLIGIVDAREFREQVIDQRDRITDLGSSSSSKKLTTTPKDSDSDDTLKAILETLQRIEKKIQ, from the coding sequence ATGGACAAACAATTATCCAATGTAAAGGCCCGAACTCTTGTAGAAGCTCAATTCAATCCGCGGATCAAAACATATATCAATATCTCGGTTATCCTGATCTGCTGTCTGACCATCATTGGGATTATCATTATTCCTTTTTGGCTGATCTTTGGAAGAATGTATTTGAAACGCTATTTCAACAGCCTTTTTTGTGAACTGACCACCCGGTCTTTGAAGTTCAAGAAAGGAGTCCTTTTCCAGGTAGAACGCACTATTCCTCTCGATAAAATCCAGGATTTAACCTTTCGCGAAGGTCCTCTTCTCCGATACTTTGGTTTGAGTACTTTGAAAATAGAAACAGCGGGACAAAGTGCCCAGGGAGGCACAGACATGTCTCTGATTGGCATTGTGGATGCGAGGGAATTCAGAGAACAAGTGATTGATCAGCGGGACAGAATTACCGATTTGGGATCGTCTTCATCATCAAAAAAATTAACCACTACTCCGAAGGACAGCGACTCAGATGATACCCTGAAAGCCATTCTCGAAACGCTTCAAAGAATAGAGAAGAAAATTCAGTAA